From Virgibacillus ihumii, the proteins below share one genomic window:
- a CDS encoding DUF1697 domain-containing protein translates to MTTYVALLRAINLGKKNKVKMAELRSFLESIGLQHVQTYIQSGNIIFESEMDVKALKNMLEFKLEERFGFAIPVMLRTRSEWSNIIQLCPYADKPLANEQSIHISFLGEIPSEQAVNSLGTYENNLDTYQLNGKEVYLLFGQNLHKSNLQRHLQKLKTPATMRNWKTVMKLETMLAEREGK, encoded by the coding sequence TCAATCTTGGTAAGAAAAACAAGGTGAAAATGGCTGAATTAAGAAGTTTTCTGGAATCAATTGGTCTGCAGCATGTCCAGACATATATCCAAAGCGGAAACATTATTTTTGAATCGGAAATGGATGTGAAAGCACTGAAAAACATGCTGGAATTTAAGTTGGAGGAACGGTTCGGGTTTGCCATTCCCGTTATGTTGCGAACACGATCAGAGTGGTCGAATATTATTCAGCTGTGTCCATATGCTGATAAACCATTGGCGAATGAACAAAGCATACATATTTCCTTTCTTGGAGAAATACCCTCAGAACAAGCTGTCAACAGCCTGGGAACCTATGAGAATAATTTAGATACATATCAACTGAATGGCAAGGAAGTTTATCTGCTTTTTGGTCAGAATCTTCATAAATCCAATCTTCAGCGTCACCTGCAAAAGCTGAAAACACCTGCAACAATGCGGAATTGGAAGACAGTCATGAAATTGGAAACGATGCTGGCAGAAAGGGAAGGTAAATAG
- a CDS encoding DinB family protein codes for MEFKIKDLEGYTPQIGRLVHMMNYARTTTLQAVKGLTIEQLDYLYADNANSIGALLTHMAAVEFCFQIETFDEREPTDAEVQEWGAGLDLGEKGRHEIKGKPLDYYIDKLDKVRNRTLTEFKRRNDDWLYVERKWASYPSNNYFIWFHTFEDEINHRGQIRIQRKMLPNF; via the coding sequence ATGGAATTTAAAATTAAGGACTTGGAAGGCTATACACCACAAATCGGTCGCCTGGTTCACATGATGAATTATGCACGGACTACAACATTACAGGCGGTTAAAGGATTAACGATAGAACAACTGGATTATCTTTATGCAGATAATGCGAATTCAATCGGTGCACTTTTGACGCATATGGCAGCTGTTGAATTTTGTTTCCAGATTGAAACGTTTGATGAGCGAGAGCCAACAGATGCGGAAGTTCAGGAATGGGGTGCCGGGTTAGACCTTGGTGAAAAAGGACGGCACGAAATAAAGGGAAAACCATTGGACTACTACATAGATAAACTGGATAAAGTCCGCAATAGAACACTTACTGAATTTAAGAGGCGGAATGACGACTGGTTATATGTGGAACGAAAATGGGCCAGCTACCCGTCCAATAATTATTTCATCTGGTTTCATACATTTGAAGATGAAATCAATCATCGCGGTCAGATCCGCATCCAGCGAAAAATGCTTCCCAATTTTTAG
- a CDS encoding dynamin family protein, whose translation MLQTVPMQSITNEYLTSLYQIMLEHGDTENAAKLLDVYEKNNNQEIMISFAGHFSAGKSSMINELLGKQILPKSPIPTSANVVKIKSGYGTATVYFHDNEPLEYEEPYDIDMIKEYAKDKAGIKAIDISTKEAILPSDCIIVDTPGIDAADDADRLMTESSLHLVDRLFYVMDYNHVQSEVNLQFLKMVQDFEIPFYIIINQIDKHDEREITFDSFTESINQTFSQWDINPEKIYYSSLIDSAADHNQINNIREKLTALMTDKEAIMNIERSTKQVMEAHRKFLHDVYEEKLPENLSEDGEMDAGSRLEAVKERIESIKHYPQKVEEAFLAELNKTLKNAYLMPAVLRDKAQVYLESQQQDFKAGIFSSKKKTQEEREKRLDDFYQSLKETMETSIQWKLRDKFSELLKEFHIYDQQLANAIQQLAIDYGEEQLRSLQKPGAKVNGDYVLIYTNDVSSDIKQRYKREAFRIWEQIQVNLDDQVNEELKKYEPEKQKLQDKLELHRNQMDLKNELQEKLSLLESAYSNPKSDVAVDGEIEQELKIRHKPVKKATKSMYSDVKQVEETVAATVKPEKKTNSSVENTLEKIENVIDTIQDLPGFQSIIDDLSEKRHRLTKRSFTIALFGAFSAGKSSFANALLGKNVLPVSPNPTTAVINRINPVEKEVDHGTVVVTLKDTETLINDLKQLMKKLDPPSADFEQLVDWIRKNNIHEHDDLHQTHQNYLQAILDGYHDYMEATTGSITIDIDSFEAFVTNEAKACYIESVDLYYDCELTRDGITLVDTPGADSVNARHTNVAFDYIKHADAILYVTYYNHALARADKDFLLQLGRVKDAFELDKMFFIMNAADLAADDMELNLVSNYIKEQLTILGIRFPRLYPISSKQSLMDKQKNFPLNEQMAAFQADFNHFIHHELAAITIQSAGRDMYRALQAIRQYLDSLQLNEAEKDAYRNELQSKREALKEIAANIDSATGEQKIAQKIEKQLYYVLERLSIRFHDFFKETFNPATITESGRKAVLQLEKQLQELLDYTGYELLQELRAVSLRIEAFMKELQTELQDDFSNSSKQIDPKFLLPDITDLELQTPEYEQAFIELGTDNFRKELKLFNGTKAFFAKNEKETMKEAIYSRISPVTERYLEKNQQHMQDSYLEQWQTATGDIKQDISKHIDLYIDNLLSMMDDHSVEPGVLQAKQDKLVSILDEEDWEA comes from the coding sequence ATGTTGCAAACTGTACCCATGCAATCTATCACAAACGAGTATTTGACCAGCCTGTATCAGATCATGCTGGAACACGGTGATACTGAAAATGCTGCCAAACTATTAGATGTATACGAAAAAAACAATAATCAGGAAATCATGATCAGTTTTGCTGGTCATTTTTCTGCTGGAAAATCATCCATGATCAATGAATTACTGGGGAAACAGATTTTGCCGAAGAGTCCGATTCCAACCAGTGCAAACGTAGTGAAAATTAAGTCCGGTTATGGTACGGCCACCGTTTATTTTCATGATAATGAACCATTGGAATATGAAGAGCCATATGACATCGATATGATTAAGGAATACGCTAAAGATAAAGCAGGTATCAAAGCGATTGATATCAGTACAAAAGAAGCGATTTTACCTAGTGATTGTATCATTGTGGATACACCGGGAATTGATGCAGCAGATGATGCTGACCGGCTTATGACCGAATCATCACTGCATCTTGTTGACCGGTTGTTTTATGTGATGGATTATAATCATGTCCAATCTGAAGTTAATTTGCAATTTCTTAAAATGGTGCAGGATTTCGAAATACCATTTTATATTATTATCAATCAAATCGATAAACATGACGAGCGTGAAATTACGTTTGACAGCTTTACCGAAAGTATTAACCAAACGTTCAGCCAGTGGGACATTAACCCGGAAAAAATCTATTATTCTTCGTTGATAGATTCCGCTGCTGATCATAATCAGATTAATAATATCAGAGAAAAGCTGACAGCCTTAATGACTGACAAAGAGGCGATAATGAACATCGAACGATCCACCAAACAGGTGATGGAAGCACATCGAAAGTTTCTGCATGATGTATACGAAGAAAAACTGCCGGAAAATTTATCAGAGGACGGTGAAATGGATGCTGGATCCAGACTGGAAGCCGTTAAAGAGAGAATAGAATCGATTAAGCATTACCCGCAAAAAGTGGAGGAAGCATTTTTGGCAGAGCTGAATAAAACCCTTAAAAATGCTTACTTGATGCCGGCGGTGCTTCGTGATAAGGCTCAGGTTTATTTAGAATCGCAGCAACAGGATTTCAAAGCCGGGATATTTTCATCAAAAAAGAAAACGCAAGAAGAACGGGAAAAGCGTTTGGATGACTTTTATCAATCACTGAAAGAAACAATGGAAACGTCGATTCAGTGGAAACTCCGGGATAAATTTTCGGAGCTGCTGAAGGAATTTCACATTTATGATCAACAGCTTGCGAATGCCATTCAACAGTTGGCCATTGATTATGGCGAGGAGCAGCTTCGTTCCCTGCAAAAACCGGGAGCAAAGGTAAATGGGGATTATGTATTAATTTACACGAATGATGTCAGCTCCGATATAAAACAACGCTATAAAAGAGAAGCATTCCGTATTTGGGAACAGATTCAGGTAAACCTGGATGACCAGGTCAATGAGGAACTGAAAAAGTATGAACCGGAAAAACAAAAATTGCAGGATAAATTGGAATTGCACCGGAATCAGATGGATTTGAAAAATGAATTACAAGAAAAATTAAGTCTGCTGGAATCAGCGTACAGCAATCCCAAATCGGATGTTGCTGTCGATGGGGAAATTGAACAGGAGCTGAAAATCAGGCATAAACCGGTTAAGAAAGCAACCAAAAGTATGTATTCCGATGTAAAACAGGTAGAAGAGACAGTAGCGGCAACAGTTAAACCCGAGAAAAAAACGAATTCATCAGTGGAAAATACCCTGGAGAAGATTGAGAATGTGATCGATACGATTCAGGATCTGCCTGGTTTTCAGTCTATTATTGATGATTTATCGGAAAAACGGCATCGTTTGACAAAACGTTCGTTTACGATAGCATTATTCGGGGCATTCAGTGCAGGTAAATCATCATTTGCCAATGCACTGCTGGGTAAAAATGTATTGCCTGTGTCACCAAATCCGACAACTGCTGTGATTAACCGGATTAATCCTGTTGAGAAGGAAGTTGACCACGGAACCGTTGTTGTTACTTTGAAAGATACGGAAACACTGATAAACGACCTGAAGCAGCTCATGAAAAAGCTTGATCCGCCATCTGCTGATTTTGAACAATTGGTTGATTGGATCAGGAAAAATAATATACATGAACATGATGATCTCCATCAAACACACCAAAATTATTTGCAGGCGATTCTTGACGGTTACCATGATTATATGGAAGCGACTACCGGAAGTATTACGATTGATATCGATTCGTTTGAAGCATTTGTAACCAATGAAGCAAAAGCCTGTTATATTGAATCGGTTGACTTGTATTATGACTGTGAGTTGACAAGAGATGGCATTACCCTGGTGGATACGCCTGGCGCAGATTCCGTTAACGCCCGCCATACAAATGTTGCGTTTGATTATATTAAGCATGCAGATGCGATTTTGTATGTTACCTATTATAACCATGCACTGGCTCGCGCGGATAAAGACTTTCTGCTTCAGCTTGGACGCGTAAAAGATGCATTTGAACTGGATAAAATGTTCTTCATTATGAATGCAGCTGACTTAGCGGCAGATGATATGGAATTAAACCTGGTGTCGAATTATATCAAAGAACAATTGACAATACTGGGGATTCGCTTCCCAAGGTTGTACCCGATTTCCAGTAAACAATCACTAATGGATAAACAGAAGAATTTTCCATTAAACGAGCAAATGGCTGCATTTCAAGCTGATTTCAATCACTTTATTCATCATGAACTGGCGGCAATCACCATTCAGTCTGCCGGCCGTGATATGTACCGGGCATTACAGGCAATCAGACAATACTTGGACTCACTTCAACTGAATGAAGCGGAGAAAGACGCGTATCGCAATGAATTACAGTCAAAACGTGAAGCGCTGAAAGAGATTGCAGCTAATATAGATAGTGCAACCGGTGAACAAAAAATAGCTCAAAAAATTGAAAAGCAGCTCTATTATGTGTTGGAACGGCTGTCCATTCGTTTCCATGATTTTTTCAAAGAAACATTTAACCCTGCCACGATTACTGAATCAGGCAGAAAAGCAGTGCTCCAACTGGAGAAACAGCTTCAGGAATTATTGGATTACACGGGCTATGAATTGCTGCAGGAATTACGGGCAGTTTCGCTTCGGATTGAGGCGTTTATGAAGGAACTGCAGACGGAATTGCAGGATGATTTTTCAAACAGCAGCAAGCAAATCGATCCCAAATTTTTATTACCGGACATTACTGATTTGGAATTGCAAACACCGGAATATGAGCAGGCATTTATTGAATTGGGGACGGATAATTTTCGTAAAGAACTGAAGTTATTCAACGGAACGAAAGCTTTTTTTGCAAAGAATGAAAAAGAAACCATGAAAGAAGCGATTTATAGCCGGATATCCCCAGTTACTGAACGTTATTTGGAAAAGAATCAGCAGCACATGCAGGATAGCTATCTGGAGCAGTGGCAGACAGCAACGGGCGATATAAAACAGGACATTAGCAAGCATATAGATTTATATATCGATAACCTGTTATCCATGATGGATGATCATTCAGTTGAACCTGGTGTATTACAGGCGAAACAGGATAAGCTTGTTTCGATTCTTGATGAAGAAGATTGGGAGGCTTAA
- a CDS encoding 5'-3' exonuclease: protein MREGKILLVDGMALLFRGFFATAFRGNFMKTSSGVPTNGVYQFLRYFLDAVDTFEPTHVICCWDMGSKTFRTDMFEGYKANRSEPPEELIPQFDLVKEVTEAFNMPNVGVENFEADDCIGTLARTFSTDSEVLILTGDQDILQLVDEGISVAIMKKGQGNYDVYEQTNFLEKKGITPKQIIDLKGLMGDTSDNYPGVKGIGEKTAMKLIKKYDSIDNILANMDQLSKGIQTKIKNNLDLLHLSRELAEIKCDVPVSCPVEDALWKYDKKQIEDKFTELEFTNLAKLVK, encoded by the coding sequence ATGAGAGAAGGCAAAATATTGCTCGTAGATGGAATGGCATTGTTGTTCCGGGGCTTTTTCGCAACCGCATTTCGGGGTAATTTCATGAAGACCAGCAGTGGTGTACCGACAAATGGTGTTTATCAATTTCTGCGGTATTTTCTGGATGCGGTCGATACATTTGAACCGACACACGTGATCTGCTGCTGGGATATGGGGAGTAAAACATTCCGTACCGATATGTTTGAAGGATACAAAGCGAACAGGTCAGAACCGCCGGAAGAACTTATCCCGCAGTTTGATCTGGTGAAAGAAGTGACCGAAGCATTTAATATGCCGAATGTCGGAGTGGAAAATTTTGAAGCGGATGATTGTATCGGAACGCTTGCACGAACTTTTTCCACCGACAGTGAAGTGCTTATTCTTACAGGAGATCAGGATATTCTGCAGCTGGTCGATGAAGGCATCAGTGTTGCCATCATGAAGAAGGGACAGGGTAACTATGATGTGTATGAACAAACTAATTTCCTGGAGAAGAAAGGAATTACGCCGAAGCAGATAATTGATTTAAAAGGACTGATGGGTGACACATCGGATAATTACCCTGGTGTTAAAGGCATCGGTGAAAAAACAGCGATGAAGCTTATTAAGAAGTACGATTCAATCGATAATATTCTTGCCAATATGGATCAGTTATCAAAAGGAATCCAGACCAAAATTAAAAATAATTTGGACTTGCTGCATTTATCAAGGGAGCTAGCTGAAATCAAATGTGATGTTCCCGTTTCCTGCCCGGTAGAGGATGCATTGTGGAAATACGATAAAAAGCAGATTGAGGACAAGTTTACCGAACTGGAATTTACCAATCTGGCTAAACTGGTAAAATAA
- a CDS encoding pyridoxamine 5'-phosphate oxidase family protein — protein sequence MSEKRGEHILQEENGTKKRAFSFYNNQMLSFLNELMREFIIDQDMMFISTADNDGNCDNSFRAGEKGFVKIIDEHTLMYPEYKGNGVMSSLGNIVENPHIGLLFIDFFEHRIGLHVNGKAKIIEHEKLSLLNITEDYLSKIESEEGQKAERWVVIEVEEAYIHCSKHIPLLKRTDHEVGDETDNKKVKGGSGDFFRAKQSKHNP from the coding sequence ATGTCTGAAAAAAGAGGCGAACATATACTTCAAGAAGAAAATGGGACGAAAAAACGGGCATTTTCATTTTATAATAACCAAATGTTAAGCTTTCTAAATGAATTAATGCGGGAATTTATTATAGATCAGGATATGATGTTTATATCGACAGCTGACAACGATGGGAATTGTGATAACTCTTTTCGTGCCGGTGAGAAGGGTTTTGTGAAAATCATTGATGAACACACACTAATGTACCCTGAATACAAGGGTAACGGTGTAATGTCCAGCTTGGGAAATATCGTAGAAAATCCACATATCGGCCTGCTATTTATTGATTTCTTTGAGCATAGAATTGGATTACATGTAAATGGGAAGGCAAAAATCATCGAACATGAAAAACTGTCTTTGCTAAATATTACAGAAGATTATTTAAGCAAAATTGAATCTGAGGAAGGGCAAAAAGCTGAACGGTGGGTGGTTATAGAAGTCGAAGAGGCTTACATCCATTGTTCGAAACACATTCCTCTTCTGAAAAGAACAGATCATGAAGTGGGAGATGAAACCGATAATAAAAAAGTAAAGGGTGGGAGCGGAGATTTCTTTAGGGCAAAGCAAAGTAAGCATAATCCTTAA
- a CDS encoding gamma-glutamylcyclotransferase: MTNVFVYGTLRMGGRNDSFLEGAECIYSQCRVRGKLLNTDKDYPVMQPDNSSWVFGELYSVTDSQMKTIDVLEGYEDGRSDNLYHKITTPVWNESGEECRAVVFTAARSINYSTHSISSGDWCVNKYIKRDKLLYFAYGSCLDDERFRSAGADHFFKHVFGSGVLNGFEFRFSVKTNDGGKADIVENKAEDVEGKVYEIPAEALEYLYRREGVYNRIYRPAIVLVSIAGVLYQALTFIGIKKTVETAPTSLYATEIMRGGNDCFSNHYKEKLTRKLDRFHEG; this comes from the coding sequence GTGACAAACGTGTTTGTATATGGAACATTACGTATGGGCGGTCGCAATGATTCTTTTTTGGAAGGTGCAGAGTGCATATACAGCCAGTGCCGCGTTCGCGGAAAGTTGCTTAATACGGATAAAGATTACCCTGTTATGCAGCCAGATAATTCATCCTGGGTATTTGGGGAACTTTATAGTGTGACGGATTCACAAATGAAAACCATTGATGTGCTGGAAGGATATGAGGATGGAAGGTCTGATAATTTATATCATAAGATAACTACGCCCGTATGGAATGAATCAGGGGAGGAATGCCGCGCTGTTGTCTTTACTGCAGCACGATCCATAAATTATTCCACTCACAGTATTTCTTCAGGCGACTGGTGCGTAAACAAATACATAAAACGGGATAAACTGTTGTATTTTGCGTATGGATCCTGTCTCGATGATGAACGCTTTCGCAGTGCGGGAGCAGATCATTTTTTTAAACACGTATTTGGGTCTGGAGTGCTTAACGGATTTGAATTCCGTTTTTCTGTTAAAACGAATGACGGCGGTAAGGCAGATATTGTTGAAAACAAAGCGGAAGATGTGGAAGGAAAAGTGTATGAAATTCCGGCCGAAGCGTTAGAGTATTTATACAGGCGGGAAGGTGTGTACAATCGGATTTACCGACCGGCAATTGTCCTGGTAAGCATTGCCGGGGTATTATACCAGGCATTGACATTTATTGGTATTAAAAAAACGGTTGAGACTGCACCTACTTCTCTCTATGCGACGGAAATAATGCGGGGTGGGAATGATTGTTTCAGTAATCATTATAAAGAAAAATTGACAAGAAAACTGGATCGTTTTCACGAGGGGTAA
- a CDS encoding D-serine ammonia-lyase produces MVFSQQEVVKWKERFPILDDIINLNPIYWSNHHLHKQVNLDSLPISKQDMADAQKLWERFAPYLRMVFPDSNGIIESPLKQISTFKDKQMSVQGDLFLKCDNDLPIVGSIKARGGLYEILHYAERLAVEAGMVSVDDNYEVFATDRFKKFFSQYAIGVGSTGNLGLSIGTISAQLGFNVSVYMSADAKQWKKDMLRNRGAFVYEFAGDFSEAIRAGREQTINDPKAYFVDDEDSKHLFLGYSVAAFELQKQLQEQNIKVDKNHPLCIYLPCGVGGSPGGIAFGLKHVFGEHVHCFFVEPTHSPSVLIGLLTGEMNKISVQDFGIDNQTEADGLAVGRPSAFATAVSDKLISGIYTVEDNELYRYLTLLADTEGIYLEPSATAGLIGPERVQEYIEENGLPKENISHIAWATGGSLVPEADMKEFYAKGKRLMEEG; encoded by the coding sequence ATGGTTTTTTCACAGCAGGAAGTTGTAAAATGGAAAGAAAGATTTCCGATTTTAGATGATATTATTAATTTAAACCCTATTTATTGGTCGAATCATCACCTACATAAACAGGTTAACTTGGATTCACTGCCGATTTCCAAGCAGGATATGGCAGATGCTCAAAAACTATGGGAGCGATTTGCTCCTTATCTGCGTATGGTATTCCCGGACTCAAACGGAATAATCGAATCACCATTAAAGCAGATTTCAACATTCAAGGATAAGCAAATGTCTGTACAAGGCGATTTGTTTTTAAAGTGTGATAATGACCTGCCAATTGTCGGATCCATTAAAGCAAGAGGCGGTCTTTATGAAATTCTTCATTATGCGGAGCGTTTAGCCGTCGAAGCGGGAATGGTGTCAGTTGATGATAATTATGAGGTATTTGCGACAGATCGGTTCAAAAAGTTTTTTAGTCAATATGCAATTGGAGTCGGGTCGACGGGTAATTTAGGCTTAAGTATTGGTACAATCAGTGCCCAACTCGGTTTTAATGTATCGGTATATATGTCTGCGGATGCTAAACAATGGAAAAAGGATATGCTTCGGAACCGTGGTGCGTTTGTATATGAGTTCGCTGGTGACTTCAGTGAGGCAATTCGTGCAGGACGTGAACAAACTATCAATGACCCGAAAGCATACTTTGTGGATGATGAAGATTCGAAGCATTTATTTTTAGGCTACAGTGTTGCTGCATTTGAATTACAGAAGCAGCTGCAGGAACAAAATATTAAAGTGGACAAGAATCATCCGCTGTGTATTTACTTACCGTGTGGAGTTGGCGGATCACCGGGCGGTATTGCATTCGGGTTAAAACATGTATTTGGTGAACATGTTCATTGTTTTTTCGTGGAACCTACACACTCCCCTTCCGTGCTTATCGGGCTTTTGACTGGTGAAATGAATAAAATAAGCGTTCAGGATTTCGGAATCGATAACCAGACGGAAGCTGATGGTCTTGCGGTTGGCCGTCCATCAGCTTTTGCTACAGCGGTCAGTGATAAGCTGATCAGCGGTATCTATACGGTTGAAGATAATGAATTGTACCGTTATTTGACCCTGCTTGCAGATACAGAAGGAATTTATCTGGAACCGTCCGCAACAGCCGGATTAATCGGACCAGAACGTGTGCAGGAATATATAGAGGAAAACGGATTGCCAAAAGAAAATATTTCTCATATCGCCTGGGCAACAGGTGGCTCATTGGTACCGGAAGCTGATATGAAGGAATTTTATGCGAAGGGCAAAAGATTGATGGAGGAAGGTTGA
- the cysK gene encoding cysteine synthase A → MRVAQNMTELIGETPVVRLNKIVPEDAADIFVKLESNNPSKSVKDRAAYNMIKQAEDAKAIKPGDTIIEPTSGNTGIGLAMNGAAKGYQVILVMPDNSTQERRNILKAFGAKVVLTPSAEKMPGAIKKAKELQDEIPGSFIPQQFENDANSDIHRTTTATEIYDQMDGELDAFVCTAGTGGTVTGTGETLKAKIPGLHITIAEPKGSPVLSGGKPGPHKLVGTSPGFVPDILNTDIYDKIIQIDDDDAVNMFKKLPREEGVFIGLSGAAAVFAAIQVAKQLSKGKKVLCIAPDTGERYLSMNLFE, encoded by the coding sequence ATGAGAGTAGCGCAGAATATGACAGAATTAATTGGTGAAACACCTGTTGTTCGATTAAATAAAATCGTACCGGAAGATGCGGCAGATATTTTTGTGAAACTTGAATCAAATAACCCGAGTAAAAGTGTTAAGGACCGTGCTGCATATAATATGATAAAGCAAGCAGAAGATGCAAAGGCTATAAAGCCCGGGGATACAATTATTGAACCGACAAGCGGAAACACGGGTATAGGACTTGCAATGAATGGTGCCGCGAAAGGTTATCAGGTGATCCTGGTAATGCCCGATAACAGCACCCAGGAACGCCGAAATATTTTAAAAGCTTTCGGGGCAAAAGTTGTGCTTACACCAAGTGCTGAAAAAATGCCTGGTGCTATTAAAAAGGCAAAAGAACTTCAAGATGAAATTCCAGGTAGTTTTATTCCTCAGCAATTTGAAAATGATGCTAATTCCGATATCCATCGAACAACGACAGCAACAGAAATATATGACCAGATGGACGGAGAACTCGATGCATTTGTTTGTACGGCCGGAACTGGTGGCACTGTAACAGGAACTGGTGAAACATTAAAAGCTAAAATACCTGGATTACACATAACAATAGCTGAACCAAAGGGATCTCCTGTATTGTCAGGCGGGAAACCTGGACCGCATAAATTGGTCGGAACAAGTCCGGGCTTTGTACCTGATATTCTAAATACAGATATTTACGATAAGATTATTCAAATTGACGATGACGATGCGGTCAATATGTTTAAAAAGCTGCCGCGTGAGGAAGGAGTATTTATTGGATTGTCTGGTGCTGCGGCAGTTTTTGCAGCAATTCAAGTTGCGAAGCAGCTAAGTAAAGGAAAGAAAGTCTTATGTATTGCTCCGGATACAGGAGAACGGTATCTTAGTATGAATTTGTTTGAATAG